In Vibrio bathopelagicus, the following are encoded in one genomic region:
- the lpxD gene encoding UDP-3-O-(3-hydroxymyristoyl)glucosamine N-acyltransferase, with the protein MKNLTLAELATITGGELHGDGTITVSAVAPMDKALEGNITFLSNVKYSKHLGDCKASAIMVKESERELCKTNVIVVNDPYVAFAKVAQALDITPAPAAAIADSASISGDATIGQNVSIGANAVIESGVVLGDDVIIGAGCFIGKNAQIGVGTKLWANVSIYHEVIIGTACLIQSSTVIGSDGFGYANEKGEWVKIPQVGSVRVGNRVEIGACTTIDRGALDDTVIEDNVILDNQLQIAHNVHIGYGSAIAGGTIVAGSTTIGKYCIIGGGCVINGHIEIVDGVTITGMGMVMRSITEKGMYSSGIPLQPNKDWRKTATRVHRIDEMNKRLKTVEKLIEKSAES; encoded by the coding sequence ATGAAGAATCTGACTTTAGCCGAATTGGCAACGATTACCGGGGGAGAGCTACACGGAGACGGTACTATTACTGTTTCAGCGGTCGCTCCTATGGATAAAGCGCTAGAAGGAAACATTACGTTCCTTTCTAACGTGAAGTACAGCAAACACCTAGGTGACTGTAAAGCATCCGCTATTATGGTTAAAGAGAGTGAACGCGAACTGTGTAAAACCAATGTAATAGTGGTTAATGACCCTTATGTTGCTTTTGCTAAAGTTGCTCAAGCGCTGGACATTACTCCTGCACCGGCTGCGGCTATTGCTGATTCAGCTTCAATCTCTGGTGATGCAACCATTGGACAAAACGTGTCTATTGGTGCAAATGCTGTGATTGAATCTGGTGTTGTCCTTGGTGATGACGTGATCATTGGTGCCGGTTGTTTTATTGGTAAGAATGCTCAAATTGGTGTTGGCACTAAGCTGTGGGCTAATGTAAGCATTTATCATGAAGTGATCATTGGCACTGCGTGTTTGATTCAATCAAGCACAGTGATTGGTTCTGATGGCTTTGGTTATGCGAACGAAAAAGGCGAGTGGGTTAAAATCCCTCAAGTCGGTTCGGTTCGCGTTGGTAATCGTGTAGAAATTGGCGCGTGTACTACCATCGACCGTGGCGCGTTGGACGATACAGTGATTGAAGATAACGTTATCTTAGATAACCAACTTCAAATTGCTCACAATGTTCACATCGGATATGGTTCGGCAATTGCTGGTGGTACAATTGTAGCTGGCAGCACTACGATAGGTAAGTACTGTATTATTGGTGGCGGTTGTGTGATTAATGGTCACATTGAAATCGTTGACGGCGTTACAATTACCGGTATGGGTATGGTAATGCGCAGCATCACTGAGAAAGGCATGTATTCATCTGGTATTCCTTTACAGCCAAACAAAGACTGGCGTAAAACAGCGACGCGAGTTCATCGTATTGATGAAATGAACAAGCGTTTGAAAACCGTTGAAAAACTTATCGAGAAGAGCGCGGAATCATAA